Proteins encoded in a region of the Bacteroidales bacterium genome:
- a CDS encoding Ig-like domain-containing protein: MKKFLCGIVLLIWGISVYGFPYNIFNAHQNKLYVTSKNIIFSHLPALLAEPTASDDNCLVTEDVVFNGDVSLNDVPSLDGGNIWSIINGPLHGALVLDTTGVFTYTPDLNFFGTDSMTYKLCDIDGDCDTATVYFTVAGTNDKPVAVNDTFYVDEDNVLIDNVLTNDMDADGDTMEITGFDVNLTAYLPGDTATMSGIGEIMVDTNGGFVFTPVENWNGVVPSITYYLTDGNLQLDTANLEITVDSINDAPLTINENYITNEDTAVSGDVLANADIDIVEGTALTASTVPVSGPIHGSIVINTDGTFTYTPAPDFFGTDTVIIAICDNGLPLPPACSDDTVFIDVLPINDMPYSNDDNAYTNPNSSVTIHVLYNDTFGGDGPCACALVSTNGAHGVTSINNNGTPTNPADDKIVYTPSSTTYLGSDSFTYTIQDLDGETSTSTVFVDITPMYAPTLSAPANGAVNQMPNVLLDWTSVPMGLSYKVQISNDSLFTNPVYYSTSFSATNAVLLKFNTKYYWRVKAFSESDSSGWSDIRKFTTIQKVKIIKPTDSAKNQYVKMNFKWNAISGLANYEYEMDTTLAFSSPFYVGSLIAANKTESNSKQLGFGEHYYLRMRALHAADTSDWSDALNVWTIDTVLLKKPADDTIKKSPVCKLEWKWTGSNFYQYALSVDTLFTSPMYFTVDTLSTIYTAGTDTIIRTFTDTLLFGQKYFWKVRAYNHLDTSKWSEIRRFTTIDVVSLISPANNDTSISITPAFSWTKVGDIGAYNLEIDTSNAFSNPRYYTILDSLTSYTIPGTEPLNYFQSYYWRMRAITSLDSTDWSAPFKFTTAKNTASINDYENATITYNIYPNPSSTGQIYIQVGSSHESDIIISVINLVGQEIFSETMKMSEGNNIYTLNLSSHIDGIYFIRININGDIKTHKIIISK, from the coding sequence ATGAAAAAATTTTTATGTGGAATAGTATTACTTATATGGGGTATAAGCGTTTATGGATTTCCTTACAATATTTTTAATGCACACCAAAACAAACTGTATGTAACTTCAAAAAACATTATTTTTTCTCATTTACCCGCCTTATTGGCTGAGCCAACAGCATCAGATGATAATTGCTTGGTTACAGAAGATGTTGTTTTTAATGGAGATGTTTCGCTTAATGATGTTCCCAGTTTAGATGGAGGTAATATTTGGAGTATTATCAATGGGCCATTGCATGGTGCATTAGTATTAGATACAACAGGAGTTTTTACCTATACACCGGATTTAAATTTTTTCGGAACAGATTCGATGACATATAAGCTTTGCGATATTGACGGGGACTGCGATACTGCAACAGTTTATTTTACTGTAGCTGGCACAAATGACAAACCGGTAGCGGTTAATGATACTTTTTATGTTGATGAAGACAATGTCCTGATTGATAATGTTCTGACAAATGATATGGATGCAGACGGAGATACCATGGAAATAACAGGTTTTGATGTGAACCTAACCGCTTATCTGCCCGGCGATACTGCTACTATGTCAGGAATCGGAGAGATTATGGTTGATACAAACGGAGGTTTTGTTTTTACTCCGGTAGAAAATTGGAACGGCGTAGTACCTTCAATAACATATTATTTGACTGATGGGAACCTTCAATTGGATACAGCTAATTTAGAAATCACTGTTGATTCAATTAATGATGCTCCGCTTACAATTAATGAAAATTATATTACTAATGAAGACACAGCTGTGAGTGGAGATGTTTTAGCCAATGCAGATATAGATATTGTTGAGGGAACAGCACTAACTGCAAGTACTGTTCCTGTCAGCGGACCGATTCATGGCTCAATTGTTATTAACACGGATGGGACTTTTACTTATACTCCTGCCCCGGATTTTTTTGGTACGGACACAGTGATAATTGCTATTTGTGATAATGGTTTACCTTTGCCCCCTGCATGTTCAGATGATACGGTCTTTATTGATGTCTTACCCATTAATGATATGCCATATAGTAATGACGATAATGCATACACAAATCCGAATTCAAGTGTAACGATTCACGTTTTGTATAACGACACCTTTGGAGGCGATGGCCCATGTGCCTGCGCATTGGTTTCAACTAACGGTGCACATGGAGTTACTAGTATCAACAATAATGGCACACCCACAAACCCTGCTGATGATAAGATAGTTTATACTCCGTCATCAACAACGTATCTTGGCTCTGACAGCTTTACTTATACCATTCAGGATTTAGATGGAGAAACATCAACATCCACCGTATTTGTCGATATTACACCGATGTATGCACCTACATTATCTGCTCCGGCAAATGGAGCAGTAAACCAGATGCCAAACGTATTGCTCGATTGGACATCAGTTCCTATGGGACTCTCATACAAAGTACAAATAAGTAATGATAGTTTGTTTACAAATCCTGTTTATTATTCAACATCTTTTTCAGCAACCAATGCCGTATTGTTAAAGTTTAACACAAAATATTACTGGAGAGTAAAAGCTTTTAGTGAAAGCGATTCATCAGGCTGGTCTGATATAAGAAAATTTACAACCATACAAAAAGTTAAAATCATTAAACCAACTGATAGTGCTAAAAATCAGTATGTAAAAATGAATTTTAAGTGGAATGCAATATCTGGATTAGCAAATTACGAGTATGAAATGGATACCACCCTTGCATTCTCAAGCCCATTCTATGTTGGCAGCCTTATTGCCGCTAACAAAACCGAAAGTAACTCAAAACAACTGGGTTTTGGAGAACATTATTATCTCAGAATGAGGGCACTTCACGCTGCCGATACCAGCGACTGGTCAGATGCCTTAAATGTCTGGACAATTGATACAGTTTTGCTGAAGAAACCTGCGGACGATACTATTAAAAAATCACCTGTTTGTAAACTTGAATGGAAATGGACAGGCTCGAATTTCTATCAATATGCATTATCTGTTGACACATTGTTTACATCACCAATGTATTTCACTGTAGATACTTTAAGTACAATTTATACCGCAGGTACAGATACCATAATAAGAACATTCACCGACACATTACTATTTGGACAGAAATATTTCTGGAAAGTCAGGGCATATAATCATCTGGATACATCTAAATGGAGTGAAATCAGAAGGTTTACAACTATAGATGTTGTTTCGCTGATATCACCGGCTAATAATGATACAAGCATCAGTATTACTCCGGCTTTTTCCTGGACTAAAGTTGGAGATATCGGGGCATACAATCTGGAAATTGACACAAGTAATGCCTTCTCTAATCCAAGATATTACACAATTCTGGATAGCCTTACATCATATACTATACCGGGAACAGAACCACTTAATTATTTTCAATCATATTATTGGAGAATGAGGGCAATTACTTCTTTAGACTCAACGGATTGGTCGGCTCCATTTAAATTTACTACAGCTAAAAATACAGCAAGTATTAATGATTATGAAAATGCTACCATAACTTATAACATTTATCCCAATCCATCATCAACAGGCCAGATATACATTCAGGTCGGGTCTTCACATGAATCGGATATTATAATTTCTGTAATCAACCTGGTGGGACAGGAAATATTTAGTGAAACTATGAAAATGTCAGAAGGAAATAATATTTATACACTAAACCTTAGCTCCCACATTGACGGTATATATTTTATAAGAATAAATATCAATGGGGATATTAAAACACATAAAATTATTATCAGTAAATAA
- a CDS encoding T9SS type A sorting domain-containing protein, whose amino-acid sequence MKSKNLLISSGILVVVAVIFVLSVISGNSERKYNPKKSQIYQEYAGAAKWLASIKNDPLTGELNIIDVLNAQKEIAQLTNSKAIGLQWDELGPNNVGGRTRAILVDKDNSNVLYAGGVAGGLFKTETGGTSWIPLPGLPDVNICCIAQSPITGYLYVGTGEYFANVDGISGTPGFLGSGLYESTDGGNSWAIFNGAKPTSTNNTGLDWSFVNDIVVDPVSGRIYAGTYKGLRYWDTNSSQWVNPVYAPNGTTILTGVCTALAIGSDQTIAAVVGNKVYISSEGSNSGNPHTFVDRTPPEIGTSRRIEIDIAPSNPNYIYAVVANAIGSLKGVYRSIDKGQNWEQIAPGGSPAFNLFGDNSQGTYDNVVTVHPTNPDKIFMGGIVVWEWHYGGNVTQVTIGSEQYDCHVDMHAIVFDKRNPNIFYLGSDGGIAKTTDGGYTFQHINRNYSITQFYALAHNGTTGIMGGTQDNSNPYVSGTGFDTKKGMVLYSGDGGWAAFSLINPDAFFGTSQYAGIWRSPDRGATYQQASNLQFMSTFMIGSYVPGENAGPFITPMLHWESFNNSYSPDYTWYVDTLKHVIGDNIVVKSQNDFYPFNYIITPEDFYYSNVTDTLFPGDTLYVKDIITSHFFVGTANGVWMTKKALHFGITPQWFNIANIANPHTFTISKCGNYLFVGTVGGKLYRISNILAITDSLSATYNSPYSVLEFREIESFAQAVTSIAVDPNNPNRVLATLGNYGRTKYIYYSSNALDYDPTFEAKQGTTAGKKLPAMPVYSCIFEMSNPKMVIIGTEYGMYATQDITKSEALIEWTEENNGMPRVPVFMIRQQVYNYPGVTNYGAIYVATHGRGFYGNFEYLGINNNNKPSVASAGKLNIYPNPATDYINIGFSLNVNSGLTINIYDLKGKLVKTQNIYNKPSGYHTEKLNCSELSKGSYIIQLVHGNEYKSGKFLIVR is encoded by the coding sequence ATGAAAAGCAAAAATCTACTAATTAGTTCAGGAATTCTAGTTGTTGTTGCTGTAATTTTTGTATTGTCAGTAATCAGTGGAAATTCCGAAAGAAAGTATAACCCAAAAAAATCTCAGATTTATCAGGAATATGCGGGGGCAGCCAAATGGCTTGCTTCTATCAAAAATGATCCACTTACAGGTGAATTAAATATTATTGATGTATTAAATGCCCAGAAAGAAATAGCCCAGTTGACAAACAGCAAAGCCATTGGTTTGCAATGGGATGAACTTGGCCCGAATAATGTGGGCGGAAGAACCAGAGCGATATTGGTAGATAAAGACAACAGCAATGTTTTATATGCAGGCGGAGTTGCCGGCGGTTTGTTTAAAACCGAAACGGGAGGCACGTCATGGATACCATTGCCCGGCTTACCGGATGTAAATATTTGCTGTATTGCACAAAGCCCCATTACAGGATATCTTTATGTTGGCACGGGTGAATATTTCGCAAATGTTGACGGAATTTCAGGTACCCCGGGATTTCTTGGAAGCGGACTTTATGAGTCAACGGATGGCGGCAATTCCTGGGCAATATTTAATGGAGCAAAACCAACAAGCACGAATAATACAGGTTTAGATTGGTCATTTGTTAATGATATCGTTGTTGACCCTGTCAGCGGAAGGATTTATGCCGGCACTTATAAAGGTTTAAGATATTGGGACACAAATTCTTCTCAATGGGTAAATCCCGTCTATGCTCCTAATGGAACAACAATATTGACAGGAGTTTGTACTGCTCTGGCTATTGGTTCCGACCAAACCATTGCAGCTGTTGTAGGCAATAAAGTATATATTTCTTCAGAGGGTTCCAACAGTGGCAATCCTCATACCTTTGTTGACAGAACCCCTCCGGAAATTGGTACTTCTAGAAGAATTGAAATTGATATTGCTCCCTCAAATCCAAATTACATTTATGCAGTAGTAGCAAATGCTATTGGGTCGCTTAAAGGAGTTTACAGGTCAATAGATAAAGGGCAAAACTGGGAACAGATTGCCCCGGGGGGTTCTCCTGCTTTTAATTTATTCGGAGATAATAGTCAGGGTACTTATGATAATGTTGTAACCGTTCATCCAACCAACCCTGATAAAATCTTTATGGGCGGTATTGTAGTTTGGGAATGGCATTATGGAGGCAATGTTACTCAGGTTACTATCGGCTCCGAACAATACGATTGCCATGTGGATATGCACGCCATTGTTTTTGATAAAAGAAATCCGAATATCTTTTACCTTGGCTCCGATGGAGGAATTGCTAAAACTACAGACGGAGGCTATACTTTTCAGCACATAAATAGAAATTACAGTATTACCCAGTTTTATGCGCTTGCACATAACGGGACAACAGGTATTATGGGCGGTACTCAAGACAACAGCAATCCTTATGTTAGCGGCACTGGTTTTGACACAAAAAAAGGTATGGTATTATATAGCGGTGACGGTGGATGGGCAGCTTTTTCTTTAATAAACCCCGATGCATTCTTTGGAACTTCTCAATATGCAGGCATCTGGCGCTCGCCCGACAGAGGAGCAACTTATCAGCAGGCTTCTAACTTGCAATTTATGAGTACATTCATGATAGGCTCATATGTGCCGGGTGAAAATGCAGGCCCCTTTATTACTCCTATGTTACACTGGGAAAGCTTTAATAATTCATACAGCCCCGATTATACATGGTATGTGGATACCCTCAAACATGTTATCGGAGATAATATTGTTGTTAAAAGCCAAAATGATTTTTATCCTTTTAATTATATTATTACACCAGAAGATTTTTATTATTCTAATGTTACCGATACTCTTTTCCCTGGGGATACACTGTATGTTAAAGATATTATTACATCCCACTTTTTTGTTGGTACAGCAAATGGTGTATGGATGACAAAAAAAGCGCTTCATTTTGGAATAACTCCACAGTGGTTTAATATTGCAAATATTGCAAATCCGCACACATTTACGATATCAAAATGCGGAAACTATTTGTTTGTTGGAACTGTTGGAGGAAAATTATACAGGATTTCAAACATACTTGCAATTACAGATTCTTTAAGCGCTACTTATAACAGCCCATATTCCGTATTAGAGTTTAGAGAAATTGAGTCATTTGCACAGGCAGTAACAAGCATTGCTGTTGACCCAAACAATCCAAACAGGGTTTTAGCAACATTGGGAAATTATGGAAGAACAAAGTATATATATTATAGCAGCAATGCATTGGATTATGACCCGACTTTTGAAGCAAAACAAGGCACAACAGCCGGCAAAAAACTCCCAGCCATGCCGGTTTACAGTTGTATTTTTGAAATGAGCAATCCAAAGATGGTTATTATCGGGACAGAATACGGCATGTATGCCACACAGGATATTACTAAATCAGAGGCACTTATTGAATGGACAGAAGAAAATAATGGTATGCCAAGAGTACCGGTATTTATGATAAGGCAACAGGTATATAATTATCCCGGAGTTACAAATTATGGAGCAATATATGTCGCCACTCACGGTCGTGGATTTTATGGAAATTTCGAATATTTAGGAATAAATAACAACAATAAGCCAAGCGTTGCATCAGCTGGCAAGCTAAATATTTATCCAAATCCAGCAACAGATTATATTAATATTGGGTTTTCACTTAATGTTAATTCAGGGCTTACCATAAATATTTATGATTTGAAAGGAAAACTTGTGAAAACACAGAATATATATAATAAACCAAGCGGATATCATACTGAAAAATTAAACTGCAGCGAGTTGTCAAAAGGTTCATATATAATTCAGTTAGTACATGGCAATGAATACAAAAGCGGTAAATTCTTAATTGTAAGGTAA
- the lipA gene encoding lipoyl synthase, producing the protein MKTKNPAQNRAEERKPDWLKIKLPQAEHYSYIKNYLSEYNLHTICESGKCPNIAECWSAKTATFMILGDSCTRNCKFCAVSHGNMKPPDEDEPFKIAEAIAKIGLWHCVLTSVTRDDLTDGGAQIWYDTITAIKKYSKNTTIEALIPDFKGSEDSLEMVIHAKPEIISHNLETVERLSPAIRYNANYRRSLQVLKYIDKAGVTSKSGIMVGLGEKENEIYAVMDDLLSVNCKIITIGQYLQPARQNHSVLKYYTPEEFFKFKKIAMEKGFKNAECGPMIRSSYHAQNHISINRKLM; encoded by the coding sequence ATGAAAACTAAAAACCCTGCACAAAATAGGGCTGAAGAAAGAAAACCCGACTGGTTGAAAATAAAACTTCCCCAGGCAGAACATTATTCGTATATTAAAAATTATCTTTCGGAATATAACCTGCATACCATTTGCGAAAGCGGTAAATGTCCAAATATTGCAGAATGCTGGTCTGCAAAAACTGCCACATTTATGATTCTTGGAGACAGTTGTACACGCAATTGCAAATTCTGTGCAGTATCTCATGGCAACATGAAACCTCCCGATGAAGACGAACCTTTTAAAATTGCTGAAGCTATTGCTAAAATCGGCTTGTGGCATTGCGTATTAACTTCAGTTACCCGCGATGATTTAACTGATGGGGGTGCCCAAATTTGGTATGATACCATTACTGCCATTAAGAAATATAGCAAAAATACTACTATTGAAGCTCTTATTCCTGATTTTAAAGGGAGTGAAGATAGTCTTGAAATGGTTATTCACGCAAAACCAGAAATCATTTCGCATAATCTGGAAACAGTGGAAAGACTTTCGCCTGCGATAAGATATAATGCCAATTATAGGCGCAGCCTTCAGGTATTAAAATACATTGATAAAGCTGGTGTTACGAGCAAATCAGGTATAATGGTCGGGCTGGGGGAAAAGGAAAATGAAATTTATGCCGTCATGGATGATTTGTTGTCTGTAAATTGTAAAATAATTACTATCGGACAATATCTCCAACCGGCAAGACAAAATCATAGTGTACTAAAGTATTATACGCCCGAAGAATTTTTTAAATTTAAAAAGATTGCCATGGAAAAAGGATTTAAAAATGCAGAATGCGGCCCCATGATCAGATCTTCTTATCATGCACAAAATCATATTTCAATTAACCGGAAACTGATGTAA
- the ung gene encoding uracil-DNA glycosylase has product MNPVIEESWKNILKDEFIAEYFLQLKSLLVEEKKKYMVYPSGAFIFSAFNHTPFQNVKAVIIGQDPYHGFGQANGLCFSVSEGIKKPPSLENIFKELHNDLGIPIPKSGNLEKWANQGVLLLNASLTVRANTPNSHQDFGWQIFTDAVIKKLSEERERIVFLLWGKFAQSKEPLIDKEKHHILTAAHPSPYSAYNGFFGCKHFSKTNDILRDQGISEINWAIE; this is encoded by the coding sequence ATTAACCCTGTTATAGAAGAAAGCTGGAAGAATATTTTAAAAGATGAGTTTATCGCAGAATATTTTCTCCAACTCAAATCACTCCTGGTAGAAGAAAAAAAGAAATATATGGTTTACCCTTCCGGGGCCTTTATTTTTTCAGCTTTTAACCACACTCCGTTTCAAAATGTAAAGGCAGTCATTATAGGACAAGACCCCTATCATGGTTTCGGGCAGGCAAATGGGCTGTGCTTTTCTGTATCTGAAGGAATAAAAAAACCTCCTTCGCTTGAAAATATTTTCAAAGAACTTCATAACGATTTAGGGATACCCATACCTAAATCAGGGAATCTTGAAAAATGGGCAAATCAGGGAGTTCTATTGTTAAATGCATCGCTTACGGTAAGAGCCAACACACCTAACTCCCACCAGGACTTTGGATGGCAAATTTTTACAGATGCTGTCATTAAAAAACTATCAGAAGAAAGGGAAAGAATTGTCTTTTTGTTATGGGGGAAATTTGCACAAAGTAAGGAGCCGCTTATTGACAAGGAAAAGCATCACATACTGACAGCAGCTCACCCCTCGCCTTATTCAGCGTATAATGGATTTTTTGGGTGTAAACACTTTTCCAAAACCAATGATATACTTCGCGACCAAGGTATATCCGAAATTAACTGGGCTATTGAATGA